A window of the Thermostichus vulcanus str. 'Rupite' genome harbors these coding sequences:
- a CDS encoding NAD(+) kinase encodes MTKPKAGILYNDAKPAAKRSSETLSQWFQQQGWEVCVAPNWGGILGYAKPDSPICLTQVDSLAPAGFDSSMQFAVVLGGDGTVLAAARQLAPKGIPLLAVNTGHLGFLTETYLSHLEEAAEAAIAGDYTLDRRSMLLAQVYRDNQLRWEVLSLNEMVLHREPLTSMCHFEVTIGQHSPLDVAADGVILATPTGSTAYALSAGGPVLTPRVPVLQLIPICPHSMASRALVFEDSEEVWISPVTPQPLVLVVDGNAGCYIMPEDQIRVVRAPYWTDLMRLQRPEFFRIMREKLGWGLPHASKPTSVELP; translated from the coding sequence ATGACCAAGCCCAAAGCCGGGATCCTCTACAACGATGCCAAACCCGCCGCCAAGCGCAGTAGCGAGACGTTATCGCAATGGTTTCAGCAGCAAGGCTGGGAGGTCTGTGTTGCCCCCAATTGGGGAGGGATCCTCGGCTATGCTAAGCCGGATAGCCCCATTTGTCTAACCCAGGTGGATAGCTTAGCCCCAGCCGGGTTTGACTCCTCGATGCAATTTGCCGTGGTGCTGGGAGGAGACGGCACCGTACTGGCAGCAGCCCGGCAATTGGCCCCAAAAGGGATCCCTTTGTTGGCTGTTAACACAGGTCACCTAGGTTTTTTGACGGAAACCTACCTTTCTCATTTGGAAGAAGCGGCTGAAGCAGCCATTGCCGGAGACTACACCCTGGATCGGCGCAGCATGTTACTGGCACAGGTGTATCGAGACAACCAATTGCGCTGGGAAGTCTTGAGCCTGAATGAGATGGTGTTGCACCGCGAACCCTTGACCAGCATGTGCCATTTCGAGGTAACCATTGGGCAGCACTCTCCTCTGGATGTGGCCGCTGATGGCGTGATCTTGGCAACACCCACCGGTTCCACCGCCTATGCCCTCTCCGCAGGGGGGCCAGTCCTCACACCAAGAGTCCCTGTATTGCAGTTGATCCCGATTTGTCCCCATTCCATGGCCTCCCGGGCTTTGGTGTTTGAAGATTCCGAGGAAGTGTGGATTAGCCCCGTCACCCCCCAACCTTTGGTTTTGGTGGTGGATGGCAATGCAGGATGTTACATCATGCCCGAAGATCAAATCCGCGTGGTGCGCGCACCCTATTGGACAGACCTAATGCGTTTGCAGCGGCCGGAATTTTTCCGCATTATGCGTGAGAAGCTAGGCTGGGGGTTACCCCATGCCTCCAAGCCCACTTCGGTGGAGTTGCCCTGA
- a CDS encoding pentapeptide repeat-containing protein: protein MGWTRSQSVKPLGLTQQSFFMGTLLAFGMFGAMASAQLELDAQLGRSQIVSPTKDCPACDLTGAELPGVDLQGANLKEVILKQANLQAADLSQSILNLADLSQANLSDSDQSGAFLWEADLSHANLQQADLTGANLQVADLSEADLRRATLRQTDLTGARLHNADLRGADLRGAFLVGADLTGALYDTNTQLDPSLNPSDLGMVFLP from the coding sequence ATGGGATGGACTCGCAGCCAGTCTGTAAAGCCGTTGGGTTTAACCCAACAAAGCTTCTTTATGGGGACATTGCTGGCCTTCGGGATGTTCGGAGCTATGGCTTCCGCGCAGTTGGAGTTGGATGCCCAGTTGGGCCGATCTCAAATCGTCTCCCCGACCAAAGATTGCCCAGCCTGTGATCTAACGGGGGCAGAGCTGCCGGGTGTGGATTTACAAGGGGCCAACCTGAAAGAGGTGATCCTGAAACAGGCCAATTTACAAGCGGCTGACCTTTCCCAGTCGATCTTGAATTTGGCAGATTTGAGCCAAGCCAACCTGAGCGACTCAGATCAATCGGGGGCTTTTTTGTGGGAGGCGGATCTATCCCACGCCAATCTGCAACAAGCAGATCTGACGGGTGCGAACCTACAGGTGGCGGATTTGAGTGAGGCGGATCTGCGTCGAGCCACCCTACGCCAGACCGATTTAACCGGGGCCAGGCTCCACAATGCCGATTTGCGGGGGGCTGACCTACGGGGTGCTTTCTTGGTCGGGGCTGACTTAACGGGTGCGCTCTACGATACCAACACCCAACTGGATCCCAGCCTCAATCCCAGCGATTTGGGCATGGTTTTCCTACCTTAG
- a CDS encoding DNA-formamidopyrimidine glycosylase gives MPELPEVETVRQDLQGLTLRSVVLRVEVLLPRTIAYPAVEGFRQGLIGACFTGWQRRGKYLLGSLDSGASLGVHLRMTGQMLWLKGSIPLSAYTRVRFGLEGGWELRFVDQRTFGQMWLVPAGVAPEQVITTLQRLGPEPFSTAFSDEYFQTALERSKRPIKTALLDQTLVAGVGNIYADEALFLSGIHPTTPAFQLSSTAIARLRETLVRVLQAGLAQRGTTLRDYRDLNGLNGNYQGQAWVYGREGDPCRVCGTPIQRLKLAGRSAHFCPHCQPELP, from the coding sequence GTGCCAGAACTGCCGGAGGTTGAAACGGTTAGGCAAGATTTACAGGGCCTCACCCTCAGGTCAGTCGTCCTGAGGGTAGAGGTGCTTTTGCCTCGTACCATTGCTTATCCGGCGGTGGAAGGCTTTCGGCAGGGCCTAATCGGTGCTTGCTTTACGGGTTGGCAGCGGCGGGGAAAATATTTGTTGGGATCCCTGGATTCTGGGGCAAGTTTGGGCGTGCATCTGCGCATGACCGGACAAATGCTCTGGCTCAAGGGATCCATCCCTTTGTCAGCCTATACCCGTGTGCGTTTCGGCCTAGAAGGGGGATGGGAGCTACGCTTTGTAGATCAGCGCACCTTTGGTCAAATGTGGTTGGTGCCCGCCGGAGTAGCCCCAGAGCAGGTGATCACGACCTTGCAAAGGTTGGGGCCAGAGCCTTTTTCGACAGCGTTTTCCGATGAATATTTTCAAACAGCTTTGGAGCGGAGCAAACGACCCATCAAAACCGCCCTGCTGGATCAAACTCTGGTGGCGGGGGTAGGCAACATTTATGCGGACGAAGCCCTCTTTTTGAGTGGCATTCACCCGACAACACCCGCTTTCCAGCTCTCTAGCACCGCCATAGCCCGTTTACGAGAAACTCTTGTCAGGGTCTTGCAGGCAGGGTTAGCGCAACGGGGCACCACCCTGCGGGATTACCGCGATCTGAATGGGCTCAATGGCAACTACCAGGGGCAAGCCTGGGTTTATGGTCGAGAAGGGGATCCCTGTCGGGTGTGCGGCACACCGATTCAGAGGCTTAAACTGGCAGGACGCTCGGCCCATTTTTGTCCCCATTGTCAGCCGGAGTTGCCCTAA
- a CDS encoding photosystem I reaction center subunit IV yields MAIQRGAKVRVLRKESYWYRDVGTVAAVDTSGILYPVIVRFDKINYYNINTNNFREDELEVLEVPKAKAKAAPAAPTA; encoded by the coding sequence ATGGCGATTCAGCGTGGTGCCAAAGTGCGTGTGCTGCGGAAGGAATCCTACTGGTATCGGGATGTGGGAACCGTCGCAGCTGTGGATACCAGCGGTATTTTGTACCCTGTCATCGTCCGTTTCGACAAAATCAATTACTACAACATCAACACCAACAATTTCCGTGAAGATGAGTTGGAAGTGTTGGAAGTTCCCAAAGCCAAGGCCAAAGCTGCTCCTGCTGCTCCTACCGCCTAA
- a CDS encoding penicillin-binding transpeptidase domain-containing protein has translation MKRRICGAWLCGSALAWGLQTGSKSFAQPQLPHPRDFAAVLNLKTGRRAALWQAEQASRIQASPGSTVKCAVAAAALETGISHRERTIHCPGWWDPPPQLGLGRLPCWDSRGHGSLTLSEALAQSCNVHFYQLGWELGAGALSEWLRRFGLGNGLPPAIETAPPPLLATGQLPGWQVDPWDLLAYGAAIARRGIPLEGEVRIPAIHLAEPVWDAIHAGLRLAALAGTCRGIAPEGIPVAAKSGTILNPRRVGQRTLWAEDFQSWLLAFWPLPQPDRALVLHLHQGKAYEAAIPIARQIIETIGLSSRFLQP, from the coding sequence ATGAAGCGTCGAATTTGTGGGGCTTGGCTGTGTGGATCAGCCTTGGCTTGGGGCCTGCAGACGGGATCCAAAAGTTTTGCGCAGCCACAACTGCCCCATCCACGGGATTTTGCAGCCGTTCTTAACCTGAAAACAGGGCGAAGGGCCGCTCTTTGGCAAGCGGAACAAGCCTCCCGGATTCAGGCGAGTCCTGGCTCGACAGTGAAATGTGCTGTTGCTGCGGCAGCTCTGGAAACGGGGATCAGCCACAGAGAGCGAACGATTCACTGCCCAGGATGGTGGGATCCGCCACCGCAGCTGGGGCTGGGGCGCCTGCCCTGCTGGGATTCTCGCGGCCATGGATCCCTAACGTTATCTGAAGCCTTGGCCCAGTCCTGCAATGTGCATTTTTACCAGTTGGGGTGGGAACTGGGGGCAGGGGCTCTCTCCGAGTGGTTACGCCGCTTTGGCTTAGGAAATGGCCTGCCACCGGCTATAGAAACCGCTCCTCCTCCCCTGCTGGCCACAGGTCAGCTTCCCGGTTGGCAGGTGGATCCCTGGGATTTGCTGGCCTATGGAGCCGCCATTGCCCGACGCGGGATCCCCCTGGAGGGAGAAGTGCGGATCCCAGCCATTCATCTGGCCGAGCCCGTTTGGGATGCGATTCACGCGGGCTTGCGGTTGGCTGCCCTTGCCGGTACCTGCCGAGGGATTGCCCCAGAAGGGATCCCGGTGGCTGCTAAATCAGGGACGATTCTCAATCCTCGTCGAGTTGGGCAGCGAACTCTGTGGGCCGAGGATTTTCAATCTTGGTTGTTGGCCTTTTGGCCCCTGCCACAACCTGACCGGGCTCTGGTTTTGCATCTGCATCAAGGCAAAGCCTATGAAGCTGCCATCCCTATAGCCCGTCAGATCATTGAAACCATTGGGTTGTCCTCGCGCTTCTTGCAACCATGA
- a CDS encoding chlorophyll a/b-binding protein codes for MSNPNLSEPKFGFNEYAERLNGRAAMIGFVLAIVIEAVTGQGVASWLGLL; via the coding sequence ATGTCTAACCCGAATTTGTCTGAACCGAAGTTTGGCTTTAATGAGTATGCAGAGCGCCTCAATGGTCGTGCTGCGATGATCGGTTTTGTCTTGGCGATTGTCATTGAAGCGGTTACTGGCCAGGGTGTTGCTTCTTGGCTGGGCTTGCTCTAA
- a CDS encoding class I SAM-dependent methyltransferase, whose amino-acid sequence MTASPVAAPTLTSRLVNGLLSIKPLFNWAKGQARTLMINRAAEIGVDWLGRVKTFMAEDLSAELAAVEDPQLVYPDYYLRPFHAYDAGNLSWEAATEVEVAAYAVHARIWPDAGAQGDPRLRQSYHQVLQERIPALPQRILDLGCSVGMSTFALQDLYPQAEVLGLDLSPYFLAVGNIRAKEQQRQVQWIHAPAESSGLPAASFDLVSACLLFHELPQSAAQAVLEEARRLLKPGGYFALMDMNPASPVYAQMSPAILTLLKSTEPYLDQYFSLDIAQTLEQAGFEDITLQPNTPRHRVIVARAS is encoded by the coding sequence ATGACTGCTTCTCCTGTTGCTGCCCCCACCCTCACCAGTCGCCTAGTGAATGGCCTGCTGTCCATCAAACCTCTGTTTAATTGGGCCAAAGGGCAGGCGCGTACCCTGATGATCAATCGGGCCGCAGAAATTGGTGTGGATTGGTTGGGTCGGGTCAAAACCTTTATGGCAGAAGACCTATCGGCAGAGTTGGCGGCTGTAGAGGATCCGCAGCTGGTTTATCCCGACTATTACCTGCGCCCCTTTCATGCCTATGATGCCGGGAACTTGAGTTGGGAAGCCGCTACTGAAGTGGAAGTGGCTGCCTATGCCGTCCATGCCCGCATTTGGCCGGATGCCGGCGCACAAGGGGATCCCCGTCTGCGTCAGAGCTATCACCAGGTGTTGCAGGAGCGGATCCCGGCCTTACCGCAACGGATTCTGGATTTGGGCTGTAGCGTCGGCATGAGCACCTTTGCCCTGCAGGATCTCTACCCGCAAGCCGAAGTGCTCGGGCTGGATCTTTCCCCTTATTTTTTGGCAGTAGGCAACATTCGAGCCAAGGAGCAACAGCGGCAGGTGCAGTGGATCCATGCCCCGGCAGAGTCCAGTGGCTTACCGGCAGCCAGTTTTGACTTGGTTTCCGCCTGTCTGCTGTTTCACGAGTTGCCCCAGTCAGCAGCCCAGGCCGTTTTGGAAGAGGCCCGTCGTTTGCTCAAGCCCGGTGGCTATTTTGCCCTCATGGATATGAACCCGGCCTCACCAGTGTATGCCCAGATGTCCCCGGCGATTCTCACCCTCCTGAAAAGCACAGAGCCTTACCTGGATCAGTACTTTAGCCTCGACATAGCCCAAACCTTGGAACAAGCGGGGTTCGAAGACATCACCCTGCAACCCAACACGCCTCGCCATCGAGTAATTGTTGCCCGAGCAAGCTGA
- a CDS encoding amino acid ABC transporter permease: protein MASSVSTSLAEENRLPPQEKLSPVAWVRRNLFDSWFSTLLTLVSGLVLVWALSLFWNWAFTQANWAVIPANLKIFASGTYPQSQLWRVWVVLGIVLATLGVAAGAWGGVLLQYMIGLGACMGLAALLPLGEQSQGWLAGCAGVTFAAIAISRGRASWRLASILVWALVLPICLELLLGTLTPNLPGVRAEQLSGLLLTLMLAAAALIIAFPIGVLLALGRANHALPVVRIFCTLLIELIRGVPLTTILFAAWLLVPFFLGGITVNLIIRAEVAFILFTAVYVAEDVRGGLQAVSRGQVEAARAVGLNPFQITALVILPQALRASVPALVNEFLTLFKDTSLVFIIGMIDLLQAGRVVFTNPNWLGTQKEVLFFIGVIYFIFCFAMAYAAKQVEKALGLGKR, encoded by the coding sequence ATGGCCAGCAGCGTATCGACTTCCCTTGCCGAAGAGAATAGGTTGCCCCCTCAAGAAAAGCTCAGTCCTGTCGCTTGGGTGCGCCGTAACCTGTTCGACTCTTGGTTCAGCACCCTACTGACCCTGGTCTCTGGTTTGGTGCTGGTCTGGGCGCTCTCCCTCTTCTGGAACTGGGCCTTTACCCAAGCCAATTGGGCAGTGATCCCAGCTAACCTGAAAATCTTTGCCAGTGGCACTTATCCGCAGTCGCAACTGTGGCGAGTATGGGTGGTATTGGGTATTGTGTTGGCCACCTTGGGTGTGGCAGCTGGAGCCTGGGGTGGAGTGCTGTTGCAGTACATGATCGGTTTGGGAGCCTGCATGGGGTTGGCAGCCCTATTGCCCTTGGGGGAACAATCCCAGGGGTGGTTGGCGGGTTGTGCTGGGGTGACCTTTGCCGCCATTGCCATCAGTCGGGGCCGAGCGTCTTGGCGGTTGGCTTCCATATTGGTCTGGGCTTTGGTGCTGCCGATTTGTTTGGAGTTGCTGCTGGGCACCCTTACCCCCAATTTGCCAGGGGTTCGGGCCGAACAACTGTCCGGTTTGTTGCTGACTTTGATGTTGGCAGCGGCAGCTTTGATTATTGCCTTTCCCATCGGGGTGCTGCTGGCTTTGGGGCGAGCCAATCACGCGCTGCCGGTGGTTAGGATTTTCTGTACCTTGTTGATCGAACTCATTCGGGGTGTTCCCTTAACCACCATTTTGTTCGCTGCCTGGCTGTTGGTGCCTTTCTTTTTGGGGGGGATCACTGTCAACCTGATCATCCGGGCTGAGGTGGCCTTCATCCTCTTCACGGCGGTGTATGTGGCGGAGGATGTGCGCGGTGGTTTGCAGGCGGTATCCCGAGGTCAGGTGGAAGCGGCACGAGCCGTGGGCCTCAACCCCTTTCAGATCACAGCTTTGGTTATTCTGCCCCAGGCGTTGCGAGCCTCAGTACCGGCGTTGGTGAATGAGTTTCTCACGCTTTTCAAAGATACTTCGCTGGTGTTCATTATCGGCATGATCGATCTGTTGCAGGCGGGTCGGGTGGTGTTTACCAATCCCAACTGGCTGGGTACCCAAAAAGAAGTGCTGTTCTTCATTGGAGTGATCTATTTTATTTTCTGCTTTGCTATGGCCTATGCCGCCAAGCAAGTGGAAAAAGCCCTTGGTTTGGGCAAACGATAA
- a CDS encoding amino acid ABC transporter permease — MTSLSSQPHIQPTWWRDERILKILLQVAFVIAVLVVFGILTQNLTSSLRRLGITFGFRFLGNSANFGITEGIPYDPSESYLKAFVVGVVNTLWLSSISIVLATVMGMILGVARLSSNWLARQLATVITEIFRNVPVLLIVIFWYQGVILTLPAVRNSYSIGGFFFISQRGINLPSLDPSGWLIPTVVILAGAAWGIRKLLLARRPDVGPIQRNSLIGLGVLLLAVACWILFPEPPLRVDVPVLDRFNFRGGTQLSAEFTAMLLGLVTYTGCYIAEVVRGSFLAVQRGQWEASRAIGLTELSTFQLVIVPQALRIMIPSLNTQYLTLIKNSSLAIAVGFSDLFNISSTIINQSGRSVEMFAIIMATYLAINLVVSYGMNWINARVKLVER; from the coding sequence ATGACTTCTCTTTCCAGCCAACCCCATATTCAGCCCACCTGGTGGCGAGACGAACGTATCCTCAAAATTCTCTTGCAAGTGGCTTTTGTCATTGCAGTGCTGGTGGTGTTCGGGATCCTTACCCAGAACCTGACCAGTAGCCTGCGCCGCTTGGGGATAACCTTTGGGTTTCGCTTTTTGGGCAATTCCGCCAACTTTGGCATCACCGAAGGGATCCCTTATGACCCCTCGGAGAGCTACCTAAAGGCTTTTGTAGTCGGGGTGGTGAATACCCTTTGGCTATCCTCCATCAGCATTGTGTTGGCGACAGTGATGGGGATGATCTTGGGGGTGGCTCGCCTCTCCAGCAACTGGCTAGCCCGTCAATTGGCCACAGTCATCACCGAGATCTTTCGCAATGTCCCGGTGCTGCTGATCGTCATCTTCTGGTACCAAGGGGTGATCCTGACGTTGCCCGCAGTCCGCAACAGCTACTCGATTGGGGGCTTTTTCTTCATCAGTCAGCGGGGGATTAACCTACCCAGTTTGGATCCCAGTGGGTGGCTGATCCCGACAGTCGTCATCTTGGCCGGAGCCGCTTGGGGGATCCGCAAACTGCTCTTGGCCCGCCGCCCGGATGTGGGACCAATCCAGCGAAACAGCTTGATAGGGTTAGGGGTGCTGCTGCTGGCGGTCGCCTGTTGGATTCTTTTCCCCGAGCCGCCATTGCGAGTGGATGTTCCAGTGCTGGATCGCTTTAACTTCCGGGGTGGAACCCAACTTTCGGCAGAGTTTACCGCCATGTTGCTGGGTTTGGTCACCTACACCGGCTGCTACATTGCCGAGGTGGTACGGGGATCCTTCTTGGCGGTGCAGCGGGGTCAGTGGGAGGCCTCTCGAGCGATTGGCCTAACAGAATTGAGCACCTTTCAGCTGGTGATCGTGCCGCAGGCGCTGCGGATCATGATCCCGTCCTTGAATACCCAGTATCTCACCCTGATCAAGAACTCCAGCTTGGCGATTGCGGTTGGCTTTTCCGACCTGTTTAACATCAGCAGCACCATCATCAACCAGTCGGGGCGCTCGGTGGAAATGTTTGCCATCATCATGGCCACCTACCTCGCCATAAACCTAGTGGTCTCCTACGGTATGAACTGGATCAATGCCCGTGTCAAATTGGTGGAGCGATAA
- a CDS encoding amino acid ABC transporter substrate-binding protein: protein MKLMKQLNGLALLAGALAVSMGVQSIPAQAQIGPITDRVKARGELICGVNNQLPGFGNIDENGNYVGFDIDICRAVAAALFGDPDKIQYVYLTAANRQSAMQSGEVDIMSRNTTWTLTRDREWAVTFGPTTYYDGQGFMVKKELGVEDLADLDGATICVIAGTTTELNLADTFRARGIAFTPVTFDGDDSSFNAYEEGRCDAITSDQSALISRRATLQNPDDHVILEEVISKEPLGPLVSQGDESFSDIMNWTVYALFYAEEKGITSANVEEFLSSEDPDIRRFLGQDGNLGELLGLEPDWTVNVIKAVGNYGEIFDRHLTPLGVARGLNQPYTQGGIQYAPPFR, encoded by the coding sequence ATGAAATTGATGAAGCAATTAAACGGGTTGGCTCTCCTGGCCGGAGCTTTGGCTGTATCCATGGGTGTGCAGTCGATTCCTGCCCAAGCCCAGATAGGGCCGATTACTGATCGGGTGAAAGCTCGGGGCGAGCTGATCTGTGGTGTGAATAACCAGCTACCGGGGTTTGGCAACATTGATGAAAATGGAAACTACGTCGGCTTCGACATCGACATTTGCCGCGCTGTCGCTGCTGCCCTTTTCGGGGATCCGGACAAAATTCAATATGTCTATCTCACGGCTGCCAACCGTCAGTCGGCAATGCAGTCTGGCGAAGTGGACATTATGAGCCGCAACACCACCTGGACCCTAACTCGTGACCGGGAATGGGCAGTCACCTTTGGCCCCACCACCTACTACGATGGCCAAGGGTTCATGGTGAAGAAGGAGTTGGGAGTTGAAGATCTGGCAGACTTGGATGGAGCCACCATCTGTGTGATTGCCGGTACCACCACGGAGCTAAACCTGGCGGATACCTTCCGGGCTCGCGGCATTGCCTTTACGCCGGTGACTTTTGATGGGGACGATTCCTCCTTCAATGCCTATGAAGAAGGACGCTGTGATGCCATCACCTCCGACCAAAGTGCGTTGATCTCTCGCCGGGCAACCCTGCAAAACCCTGATGATCACGTCATCCTAGAGGAAGTGATCTCCAAAGAACCCTTGGGACCGTTGGTGTCGCAAGGGGATGAGAGCTTTTCCGACATCATGAACTGGACAGTCTACGCCCTCTTCTACGCAGAAGAAAAGGGGATTACCAGCGCCAATGTCGAGGAGTTCCTCAGCTCTGAGGATCCCGATATCCGGCGGTTTCTGGGCCAAGATGGCAACCTAGGGGAATTGCTGGGGTTGGAACCGGATTGGACGGTCAACGTGATCAAGGCAGTCGGCAACTATGGTGAGATCTTCGATCGCCATCTGACTCCCTTGGGAGTAGCTCGTGGCTTGAACCAGCCCTATACCCAGGGTGGGATCCAGTACGCGCCTCCCTTCCGCTAA
- a CDS encoding amino acid ABC transporter ATP-binding protein produces the protein MSSTPPETTSSTDIIQCEDVHKWYGEFHVLKGITTSIRRGEVVVVCGPSGSGKSTFIRTINRLEEHQQGRIIVDGIELTNDLRNIDAIRREVGMVFQQFNLFPHLTVLQNVTLGPIHVKKMKKVEAIERAMELLNRVGIAEQAEKYPGQLSGGQQQRVAIARALAMSPAVMLFDEPTSALDPEMIKEVLDVMRELAQSGMTMVCVTHEMGFAREVADRIIFFDRGKIVEENTPYEFFNNPREERSRLFLSQILSH, from the coding sequence ATGTCTTCAACCCCTCCAGAAACCACATCCAGCACCGATATCATCCAATGTGAAGATGTTCACAAGTGGTACGGTGAGTTTCACGTTCTCAAGGGCATTACCACCAGCATCCGGCGGGGGGAAGTGGTGGTGGTCTGTGGCCCCTCGGGGTCGGGGAAATCCACCTTCATCCGCACCATCAACCGTTTGGAGGAGCATCAGCAGGGCCGCATCATTGTCGATGGCATTGAGCTGACCAATGACCTGCGCAATATCGATGCCATTCGCCGGGAAGTGGGGATGGTGTTTCAACAGTTCAACCTGTTTCCCCATTTAACAGTTTTACAAAATGTAACACTCGGCCCAATTCATGTGAAGAAAATGAAAAAGGTCGAGGCGATCGAACGGGCGATGGAGTTACTCAACCGGGTTGGGATTGCCGAGCAAGCGGAAAAATATCCTGGGCAACTATCAGGGGGGCAGCAGCAACGGGTAGCGATCGCCCGCGCTTTGGCCATGAGTCCGGCGGTAATGCTTTTTGATGAACCCACTTCTGCTTTGGATCCGGAGATGATCAAAGAAGTGCTGGATGTGATGCGGGAGCTGGCTCAGTCGGGAATGACAATGGTATGTGTCACCCATGAAATGGGTTTTGCCCGTGAGGTGGCGGATCGGATTATCTTCTTCGACCGAGGCAAAATCGTTGAAGAAAATACCCCATACGAGTTTTTCAATAACCCTAGGGAGGAGCGCTCCCGCCTGTTCCTGTCGCAAATTCTTTCCCACTAG
- a CDS encoding class I SAM-dependent methyltransferase, with protein sequence MIEATGKNQGWDPLDQALWDWHRGQPQGPILMHAHSPDGIPIEEAQRISAEVFFTPELPETEALALDLCRGRVLDIGAGTGRHALLLQERGLSVWALDRSPVALQIMEERGIRHLVEADIFQWAGPEFRFDTLLMLMNGLGLVGSLAGLDRFLTLAQDWIQPTGQLLLDSTDLGDPVDELAEVDGSADETDPPARVVQFTPEYQGQRGDPIPWLFVDPETLLQHAQSAGWQGQIIYQDPEGAFLARLTPL encoded by the coding sequence ATGATAGAGGCTACCGGAAAAAATCAAGGTTGGGATCCCTTGGATCAGGCGCTATGGGATTGGCATCGGGGGCAGCCCCAGGGGCCTATTTTGATGCATGCTCACTCCCCCGACGGGATCCCGATCGAAGAGGCCCAGCGGATTTCAGCGGAGGTGTTTTTTACCCCGGAATTGCCGGAAACGGAAGCCTTGGCCCTGGATCTGTGCCGTGGACGGGTGCTGGATATTGGGGCGGGGACGGGTCGTCACGCCTTGTTGCTGCAGGAACGGGGGCTATCTGTTTGGGCTCTGGATCGCTCGCCAGTCGCCCTCCAGATCATGGAAGAACGCGGGATCCGTCACCTGGTTGAGGCGGATATTTTTCAATGGGCAGGGCCGGAATTTCGCTTCGACACGCTGCTGATGCTGATGAATGGCCTTGGCTTAGTCGGATCCCTGGCGGGGCTGGATCGATTTTTAACCTTGGCTCAGGATTGGATTCAACCGACCGGGCAGCTTCTCCTAGATTCCACCGACCTAGGGGATCCCGTGGATGAACTGGCGGAAGTCGATGGATCTGCAGACGAAACCGACCCCCCAGCAAGGGTGGTGCAATTTACCCCAGAGTATCAGGGGCAGCGAGGGGATCCCATTCCCTGGTTGTTCGTGGATCCGGAAACGCTCCTACAGCATGCCCAATCCGCCGGTTGGCAAGGACAAATTATCTATCAAGATCCCGAGGGGGCCTTTCTGGCACGACTTACACCCCTCTAG